The Bacteroidales bacterium genome includes a window with the following:
- a CDS encoding SusF/SusE family outer membrane protein translates to MKKLVYSIIALTGFIFFTACEEELRDPKLDMSKTVKSSILSPSSGSSLVLLKELADSVVEFRWSDTKYDLGNLESTKYILQMDFAGKNFTDPMDLVSTTGLTYETTIAQVNNQLLGVLELEPDIAYDFDYRIKAFLNTYSEYSVVYSDVITLAITPYSEIIYVKPIYLIGDATDIDWDNTQAIPMEHIGSGKFARVEYLDAAGDWFKFLSMLGAWAPQWGTDATGTLESGPLVYRPDEATADPPAVPMGTVSGDYYIEADTLLLEYKTFLTSGELYLIGDATSAGWDNTAGLKMTEGPDHVFTITTNLLGGGALKFLEVPGQWAPQWGTNEKGNSKKGLMVYRPTESVPDPPGIPGPSAGSYKVTVDLTKMAYTIEAP, encoded by the coding sequence ATGAAAAAACTGGTATATAGCATCATTGCACTCACAGGATTCATCTTTTTTACAGCCTGTGAAGAGGAACTACGGGATCCGAAACTGGACATGAGCAAGACGGTGAAGTCGTCCATCCTATCCCCTTCAAGCGGATCATCCCTGGTCCTCTTAAAGGAATTAGCCGACAGCGTAGTTGAATTTAGATGGTCGGATACAAAATACGACCTCGGAAATCTGGAATCTACCAAGTACATCCTGCAGATGGACTTTGCCGGGAAGAATTTTACAGATCCGATGGATCTGGTAAGTACGACCGGACTCACGTATGAGACAACCATAGCCCAGGTGAACAACCAACTACTGGGAGTTTTGGAGCTGGAACCGGATATCGCCTATGATTTTGACTACAGGATAAAAGCGTTTCTGAATACGTACAGTGAATATTCGGTCGTGTATTCCGATGTGATCACCCTTGCGATCACGCCCTATTCCGAGATCATCTATGTCAAACCCATTTACCTGATCGGCGATGCGACGGACATTGACTGGGACAACACCCAGGCGATCCCGATGGAACACATCGGCAGCGGCAAGTTCGCCCGGGTGGAGTACCTGGACGCGGCCGGCGACTGGTTCAAGTTCCTTTCGATGCTGGGCGCCTGGGCACCGCAGTGGGGAACCGATGCCACCGGTACCCTGGAGTCAGGCCCGCTGGTTTACCGGCCCGATGAGGCCACAGCCGATCCACCAGCCGTACCCATGGGAACCGTATCCGGAGATTACTACATCGAAGCCGATACCCTGCTGCTGGAATACAAAACATTTTTGACCTCCGGTGAACTATACCTGATCGGTGACGCCACATCAGCCGGATGGGACAATACAGCCGGGCTGAAAATGACCGAAGGTCCCGACCATGTGTTTACCATCACCACCAACCTGCTGGGCGGAGGCGCTCTCAAGTTCCTGGAAGTTCCCGGACAATGGGCTCCGCAATGGGGAACCAATGAAAAGGGTAATTCCAAAAAGGGTCTGATGGTCTACCGACCCACGGAAAGTGTCCCGGATCCTCCGGGCATTCCGGGCCCCTCAGCTGGCTCGTACAAGGTCACCGTCGACCTGACAAAGATGGCCTATACCATCGAAGCGCCCTGA
- a CDS encoding putative transporter, translating into MQWLIDLFTNDSVAHAVVVYSMVIAMGIGLGKVKVYGISLGITLVLFVGILIGHLGLSIHHLVLEFAKDFGLILFVYSIGLQVGTGFFSSLRYGGTRLNLLALTIIALHAGITILVHYLGNISMPVAVGIMSGAVTNTPGLGAAQETLNQLKATGLDTDIPDIGLGYAVAYPFGVMGIILSMILIKSVFRIHIDSEIDTFNKLKFPIEELPDQIFIEVTNPALYGRKIIDVVPELKMEVIFSRLYRKGEIIFPDKDTILMGGDIVLITSSRANHRALVRHIGKESALDVRTVPCKLMSKQVIVTRTKMAGQTLGSLRLRSNYGVNITRISRAGIEFVANPNLRLQIGDKLAVVGEEDHIDRVAGVLGNSLKRLNEPNLVPIFIGILLGVMLGSIPIVVPGIPIPIRLGLAGGPLIIAILVSNFGYKISLVSYTTPSANLMLREIGIVLFLASVGIKAGDQFIPTLVSGEGFVWMGYGAIITLTPLVLVGFFARKRMKMNYIEICGLLAGSTTDPPALAYANSIATTDAPSITYATVYPLTMFLRILVAQMLIILFV; encoded by the coding sequence ATGCAGTGGCTGATTGATCTTTTCACCAACGATTCCGTTGCCCATGCTGTCGTCGTTTACAGTATGGTGATAGCCATGGGCATCGGACTCGGTAAGGTTAAGGTTTACGGGATAAGCCTGGGTATCACCCTGGTGCTCTTTGTGGGAATCCTCATCGGGCACCTGGGATTATCCATTCATCATCTTGTGCTGGAATTTGCCAAGGACTTCGGATTGATCCTGTTTGTCTACTCCATTGGTCTTCAGGTCGGCACCGGATTCTTTTCCTCGCTCCGCTATGGAGGCACCCGGCTGAACCTGCTGGCCTTGACGATCATTGCTCTTCACGCAGGTATAACCATCCTGGTGCACTATCTCGGGAACATTTCGATGCCTGTTGCCGTGGGTATCATGTCGGGCGCTGTGACCAACACACCCGGACTGGGAGCCGCACAGGAAACACTCAACCAGCTTAAAGCCACAGGCCTTGATACCGACATTCCGGATATCGGCCTGGGATATGCAGTGGCCTACCCTTTTGGGGTCATGGGAATCATCCTCAGCATGATCCTGATCAAATCGGTGTTCAGGATCCATATTGACTCGGAAATTGATACCTTCAATAAACTGAAGTTTCCCATTGAGGAATTACCCGACCAGATCTTTATCGAAGTAACCAACCCGGCACTGTATGGACGGAAAATCATTGACGTTGTACCGGAACTGAAAATGGAGGTCATCTTTTCAAGGCTTTACAGGAAAGGCGAGATCATTTTCCCCGACAAAGACACCATTCTGATGGGAGGGGACATTGTTCTCATCACTTCATCCCGGGCCAATCACCGTGCGCTTGTACGACATATCGGGAAAGAAAGTGCATTGGATGTTCGGACTGTGCCGTGTAAGCTGATGTCGAAGCAGGTGATCGTGACCCGGACTAAAATGGCAGGTCAGACCCTGGGATCCTTGCGGCTACGATCCAACTATGGCGTTAACATCACGCGAATCAGCAGGGCTGGCATTGAATTCGTCGCCAATCCCAACCTGAGGCTGCAGATCGGTGATAAACTTGCGGTGGTAGGAGAAGAAGACCACATCGACCGGGTGGCCGGTGTGCTTGGAAATTCGCTGAAACGGCTCAACGAACCCAATCTTGTACCCATTTTTATCGGAATTCTTCTGGGTGTGATGCTTGGCAGCATCCCGATCGTTGTCCCCGGCATTCCCATTCCCATACGCCTGGGACTAGCCGGAGGGCCGTTGATCATCGCCATCCTGGTCAGCAACTTCGGGTATAAGATATCCCTTGTTTCCTATACAACACCGAGTGCCAACCTGATGCTCAGGGAAATCGGCATTGTCCTGTTCCTGGCAAGTGTCGGAATCAAAGCAGGTGATCAATTCATTCCAACCCTGGTCTCAGGGGAAGGATTTGTCTGGATGGGATATGGAGCCATCATTACCCTGACACCCCTGGTGCTGGTCGGATTTTTTGCCCGGAAACGAATGAAGATGAATTACATAGAGATCTGCGGTCTCCTGGCTGGCAGCACTACCGATCCTCCTGCTCTCGCCTATGCCAATTCCATCGCCACCACCGACGCCCCTTCGATCACCTATGCAACGGTGTATCCCCTGACCATGTTCCTTCGTATCCTTGTTGCCCAGATGCTTATTATCCTTTTTGTGTAA
- a CDS encoding peroxiredoxin — translation METKQEQTVVSMPRINDPAPSFKAITTQGTINFPEDYQGSWVILFSHPADFTPVCTSEFMTFAHMEKQFNDLNCKLVGLSVDGLYSHIAWLRTIKEKITYKGMKDIEVTFPLIEDITMEVANKYGMIQPGESNTKAVRAVFFIDPKGIIRTIIYYPLSLGRNFDELLRVLIALQAADSFGIATPADWRPGDDVIVPTAGSCGTAKNRMEGKEGEMTCYDWFFCTKKLPKDKVFEALKK, via the coding sequence ATGGAAACAAAACAAGAACAAACCGTCGTTTCGATGCCCAGGATCAATGATCCGGCACCGTCATTCAAAGCGATTACCACACAGGGAACCATCAATTTCCCGGAAGACTACCAAGGCAGCTGGGTCATATTATTCAGCCATCCGGCCGATTTCACGCCAGTATGCACTTCTGAATTCATGACCTTCGCCCACATGGAAAAACAGTTCAACGACCTCAATTGCAAGCTGGTCGGACTGTCGGTCGACGGCCTCTACAGCCATATTGCGTGGCTCAGGACCATCAAGGAAAAGATCACTTACAAAGGGATGAAAGATATCGAGGTGACCTTCCCCCTGATCGAGGACATCACCATGGAAGTGGCCAACAAATATGGCATGATCCAGCCGGGTGAAAGCAATACCAAAGCCGTCAGGGCTGTCTTCTTCATCGACCCAAAAGGAATCATCCGGACGATCATTTACTACCCGCTGAGCCTGGGCAGGAACTTTGATGAGCTGCTGCGCGTTTTGATCGCACTTCAGGCCGCCGACAGTTTCGGCATTGCCACGCCGGCCGACTGGCGCCCGGGCGACGACGTGATCGTTCCCACAGCTGGCTCCTGCGGTACCGCAAAAAACCGGATGGAAGGGAAAGAGGGTGAAATGACCTGTTACGACTGGTTCTTCTGCACGAAAAAACTACCGAAGGATAAAGTGTTCGAGGCACTGAAGAAATAA
- a CDS encoding catalase: protein MAKKKLTTASGRPYVENENSQTVGPRGPVLLQDYILHEKMAHFNRERIPERVVHAKGTGAFGKFTVTHDISHYTRAKLFSKTGNECRVFLRFSTVGGEKGSADTERDPRGFAIKFYTVDGNWDLVGNNTPVFFIKDPKKFSDFIHTQKRDPRTNLKCATMMWDFWSLNPESLHQVLILFSDRGTPYSYRHTNGYGSHTFSLYNARGERFWVKFHLKTMQGIKNFTGPEAEAMKGKDPDWAQRDLVQAIDNKDFPKWAMKIQVMTEEQAKTFRWNPFDLTKVWPHGEYPLMDVGVLELNEIPSNYFRDVEQSAFAPAHVVDGIGYSPDKMLQGRLLSYPDAHRYRLGANYEQIPVNRPITEVSNYQRDGSMRVDENGNDKPNYFPNSFDDIQTNQSYKEPAQKLDSPVADWYDRNENDDDHFTQPGMLFSKVMTQQERRNTISNLVGSMSGIKGDKRLEIINRQLHHFHKADPELAARVAEGLGVSFKS, encoded by the coding sequence ATGGCAAAGAAAAAACTTACAACTGCATCCGGCAGGCCCTATGTGGAAAACGAGAACAGCCAGACTGTCGGCCCAAGGGGCCCGGTCCTCCTGCAAGATTACATTCTTCACGAAAAGATGGCACATTTTAACCGCGAACGCATCCCGGAGCGTGTCGTACATGCCAAGGGAACGGGTGCATTCGGTAAATTCACGGTGACACACGACATCTCACACTATACACGGGCAAAACTTTTCAGCAAGACCGGCAATGAGTGCCGCGTATTTCTCCGGTTCTCGACCGTTGGCGGAGAAAAAGGCAGTGCGGATACCGAACGTGATCCCCGCGGTTTCGCCATTAAATTCTACACCGTTGATGGAAACTGGGACCTGGTCGGAAATAACACCCCTGTCTTCTTCATCAAGGATCCCAAGAAGTTCAGCGATTTTATCCATACACAGAAACGGGATCCCCGTACCAACCTGAAGTGCGCGACCATGATGTGGGATTTCTGGAGCCTGAATCCTGAAAGCCTTCACCAGGTGCTTATCCTGTTCAGCGACCGTGGCACCCCCTACAGCTACAGGCATACCAACGGTTACGGGAGTCATACGTTCTCCCTGTACAATGCCAGAGGAGAGCGTTTCTGGGTGAAGTTCCACTTGAAAACGATGCAGGGAATCAAAAACTTCACGGGACCGGAAGCCGAAGCGATGAAGGGTAAAGATCCCGACTGGGCGCAGCGTGACCTGGTACAGGCGATCGACAACAAAGATTTTCCGAAATGGGCGATGAAGATACAGGTCATGACCGAAGAACAGGCCAAAACCTTCCGCTGGAATCCTTTTGACCTGACCAAGGTCTGGCCGCATGGCGAATATCCACTCATGGATGTGGGTGTTTTGGAACTCAATGAGATCCCGTCCAATTATTTCAGGGATGTTGAACAGTCGGCCTTTGCGCCAGCCCACGTAGTGGATGGCATCGGGTATTCACCCGATAAGATGCTGCAGGGGCGGCTTCTCTCCTACCCCGACGCACACCGCTACCGCCTGGGAGCCAACTATGAGCAGATTCCTGTTAACAGGCCCATCACGGAAGTCAGCAATTACCAGCGCGACGGGTCTATGCGCGTGGATGAGAACGGTAACGACAAGCCGAACTACTTCCCCAACAGCTTTGATGACATCCAGACGAATCAGAGCTACAAGGAACCGGCTCAGAAACTGGATTCCCCGGTGGCCGACTGGTACGACCGCAATGAAAACGATGATGATCACTTTACCCAGCCGGGAATGCTTTTCAGCAAAGTGATGACCCAACAGGAACGACGGAACACCATCAGCAACCTGGTGGGCTCCATGAGCGGGATCAAGGGCGACAAGCGCCTGGAGATCATCAACCGGCAACTGCACCACTTCCACAAAGCCGATCCCGAACTGGCCGCCAGGGTTGCAGAAGGGCTTGGCGTATCATTCAAATCGTAA
- a CDS encoding transcriptional repressor, whose amino-acid sequence MKTNDLKEILVNSNLRVTPQRLAVLKAVCQLHGHPSSEEVQQYIHRSNPNIALGTVYKTLETFVGKGILERVKTEKDFMRYDSVRMKHHHLYCTDSEKIEDYFDEELDALLKEYFERKQIPHFQIRDIKLQIIGKFNDQLT is encoded by the coding sequence ATGAAAACGAACGACCTTAAAGAAATACTTGTTAACAGCAACCTAAGGGTCACTCCCCAGCGGTTGGCGGTGCTGAAAGCGGTTTGCCAGCTACACGGACACCCATCCTCAGAGGAAGTTCAGCAGTACATCCACCGCAGCAATCCCAACATCGCCCTGGGTACGGTATATAAAACACTGGAGACCTTTGTCGGGAAAGGCATCCTGGAAAGGGTAAAAACGGAAAAGGATTTTATGAGGTACGATTCAGTCAGGATGAAGCATCATCACCTCTACTGTACCGATTCAGAAAAAATAGAAGATTATTTTGATGAAGAACTGGATGCGCTTTTGAAAGAATATTTTGAAAGAAAACAAATCCCCCACTTTCAAATAAGGGATATTAAACTTCAGATCATCGGAAAATTCAACGATCAACTAACCTAA
- the speA gene encoding biosynthetic arginine decarboxylase yields MRKWQIEDSVELYNINGWGVNYFSVNEKGQVDVTPKITGVKVNLKELIDELVLRDVSTPILLRFTDILDTRIEEMSSCFRLASEEYGYKGQNFIIYPIKVNQMRPVVEEIVGHGKKFNIGLEAGSKPELHAVIALNTDAESIIICNGYKDEDYIELALLAQKMGRRIFLVVEKLNELKLIASIARRLKVKPSIGIRIKLASSGSGKWEESGGDVSKFGLTSSELLEALEYLKRSGMKNCLRLIHFHIGSQVNMIRRVKIALREASQFYAQIYQQGFHVEFVDIGGGLGVDYDGTRSSSSESSVNYTIQEYVNDAVSTIVEISQKNKIPHPNIITESGRSLTAHHSVLIFEVLETATLPSWNDDDEVTEHDHELVRELYKTWDRLNQPRLMETWHDAQQIREEALDLFSLGMLDLKTRAQIERLFWSIAREINQMVYKTKHIPEELRYLPKLLSDKYFCNFSLFQSLPDAWAIDQIFPIMPIQRLDERPDRTATLQDITCDSDGKIDNFISTRNVSYNLPVHSLKANEPYYIGVFLVGAYQEILGDLHNLFGDTNVVHVSVRDKGYEIDQIIDGETVAEVLDYVQYDAKKMVRTVEKWVTSSVKSGFITAEEGKEFLSNYRSGLYGYTYLE; encoded by the coding sequence ATGAGAAAATGGCAAATTGAGGATTCGGTTGAATTGTACAACATTAACGGATGGGGTGTCAATTACTTTTCGGTCAATGAAAAGGGTCAGGTGGACGTAACGCCAAAGATCACAGGAGTAAAGGTCAATTTAAAGGAGCTGATCGACGAGCTGGTGCTGCGTGATGTTTCCACTCCCATCCTGTTGCGGTTCACCGACATTCTGGACACCAGGATTGAAGAGATGTCCAGTTGTTTCCGGCTGGCTTCGGAGGAATATGGATACAAGGGCCAAAATTTCATTATCTATCCCATCAAGGTCAACCAGATGCGTCCCGTGGTCGAAGAGATTGTCGGGCACGGCAAAAAGTTCAATATCGGACTGGAAGCCGGTTCCAAGCCCGAGCTCCATGCCGTGATCGCGCTGAACACCGATGCAGAGTCGATCATTATCTGCAATGGTTACAAGGATGAGGATTACATTGAGCTTGCACTGCTTGCTCAAAAGATGGGACGTCGCATCTTTCTGGTCGTTGAGAAGCTCAATGAATTGAAGCTGATCGCCAGCATTGCACGGCGCCTGAAGGTCAAGCCCTCCATCGGTATCCGGATCAAGCTGGCCAGTTCAGGCAGCGGCAAGTGGGAGGAGTCAGGAGGGGATGTGAGTAAATTTGGCCTGACCTCCAGTGAGTTGCTGGAAGCGCTGGAATACCTCAAACGCAGTGGCATGAAGAATTGCCTGCGTCTGATCCACTTTCACATAGGCAGCCAGGTGAACATGATCCGCCGGGTGAAGATCGCTTTAAGGGAAGCGTCCCAGTTTTATGCCCAGATCTATCAGCAGGGTTTTCATGTGGAATTTGTAGATATCGGGGGCGGCCTGGGGGTGGACTACGACGGCACACGGTCGTCAAGCAGCGAGAGCAGTGTCAACTACACGATTCAGGAATATGTGAACGACGCGGTTTCCACCATAGTGGAGATCAGCCAGAAAAACAAGATCCCCCATCCCAACATCATAACCGAATCGGGCCGGAGCCTTACCGCTCACCATTCCGTCCTTATCTTCGAAGTGCTGGAAACAGCAACGCTGCCATCCTGGAATGATGATGATGAAGTAACAGAACATGACCACGAGCTTGTCAGGGAGTTGTACAAAACCTGGGACCGCCTGAATCAGCCCCGGTTGATGGAAACCTGGCACGATGCCCAGCAGATCAGGGAAGAGGCACTGGACCTGTTCAGCCTTGGCATGCTGGACCTGAAGACCAGGGCTCAGATTGAACGGTTGTTCTGGTCGATAGCAAGGGAAATCAACCAGATGGTTTACAAGACAAAGCACATTCCGGAGGAGTTGCGCTATCTGCCCAAATTGCTCTCCGATAAGTACTTTTGTAATTTTTCCCTGTTTCAGTCCCTGCCAGATGCATGGGCCATTGATCAGATCTTTCCCATCATGCCTATTCAGCGGCTGGATGAACGGCCCGACAGAACCGCCACGCTGCAGGACATCACCTGTGACTCTGATGGCAAGATCGATAATTTCATTTCCACGCGGAATGTTTCTTACAACCTGCCTGTACATTCTCTCAAAGCCAATGAACCCTACTATATCGGTGTTTTTCTTGTGGGAGCCTACCAGGAGATTCTGGGCGATCTTCATAATCTTTTCGGTGATACGAATGTGGTGCATGTTTCCGTGAGGGATAAGGGTTACGAAATTGACCAGATCATTGATGGCGAAACGGTGGCTGAGGTTCTCGACTACGTTCAGTATGATGCCAAGAAGATGGTACGCACGGTCGAGAAGTGGGTCACTTCATCGGTCAAATCGGGATTCATTACTGCGGAAGAGGGGAAAGAGTTTTTGTCAAATTACCGTTCCGGATTGTATGGGTACACGTATCTGGAGTAA
- a CDS encoding zinc ribbon domain-containing protein, with amino-acid sequence MDFDEFEKDEPVSGGKKGRKGRQDFDDMDDLGDFDEGLPSKTRRRTSSDPEIFCPSCGADIPPFAKRCPECGERLDFGSFCHYCGAEVSPGARFCSNCGAKVS; translated from the coding sequence ATGGATTTCGACGAATTTGAAAAGGATGAGCCTGTATCCGGAGGCAAAAAGGGCCGCAAAGGGCGGCAGGATTTTGACGATATGGATGACCTTGGTGATTTCGATGAAGGTCTTCCATCCAAAACCAGAAGAAGGACTTCCAGTGACCCGGAGATTTTTTGTCCAAGTTGCGGAGCCGATATTCCACCCTTTGCGAAACGATGCCCGGAATGCGGTGAACGTTTGGACTTTGGGTCGTTCTGCCATTACTGCGGCGCTGAGGTCAGTCCCGGCGCACGTTTTTGCAGTAATTGCGGGGCGAAGGTTTCCTGA
- a CDS encoding ATP-binding protein: MAKEITFKELDPAGFIDKKVLEIKSSVGDGIAINALSGGVDSSVVTLLGHRALGKSLRTVIVENGLMREGEVLSVVNCFRDLGIDVEVIEAQQEFFRALSGITDPEMKREAITRTFYQDVFGRTVRESGAKILLQGTILTDIDETVAGIKRQHNVFEQLGIDPRQAFGYRILEPLVELRKDSVRAVGKSLGLPSGLFDRIPFPGPALAARVIGEATPERIGTIRKATSVVERILEGSRAFQYLAVLHQDRVTGMQNGKRDFGQQIEIRCWDSADARRATPSRLSFDTLEKLSEEIIRSVPGVVSVTYNITPKPPSTIEAV; the protein is encoded by the coding sequence ATGGCTAAAGAAATTACATTCAAAGAACTTGATCCTGCTGGCTTCATCGACAAAAAGGTCCTTGAAATCAAAAGTTCGGTGGGCGATGGGATTGCCATCAATGCCCTGTCGGGCGGCGTTGACTCATCGGTGGTCACCCTGCTCGGACACAGGGCGCTGGGAAAGAGTCTCAGGACAGTGATCGTGGAGAATGGGCTCATGCGTGAAGGAGAAGTGCTGAGTGTGGTGAACTGTTTCAGGGACCTGGGCATCGATGTGGAGGTCATTGAGGCTCAGCAGGAATTTTTCAGGGCGCTCAGTGGGATCACCGACCCGGAAATGAAACGGGAAGCCATTACCCGAACCTTTTACCAGGATGTTTTCGGCCGTACCGTCAGGGAGAGCGGGGCGAAGATCCTGCTCCAGGGCACCATCCTCACCGACATTGACGAAACAGTGGCAGGGATCAAACGTCAGCATAACGTTTTTGAGCAGCTGGGCATTGATCCCCGGCAGGCATTCGGCTACAGGATACTCGAACCCCTGGTTGAGCTCCGTAAGGACAGCGTGCGGGCGGTCGGTAAATCGCTGGGACTTCCTTCCGGTCTTTTTGACCGAATCCCGTTCCCCGGCCCTGCCCTTGCGGCACGCGTGATCGGTGAAGCAACACCCGAACGGATTGGAACGATCCGTAAAGCAACCTCCGTCGTCGAACGCATTCTGGAAGGAAGCCGTGCATTCCAGTACCTGGCCGTACTGCACCAGGACCGTGTAACGGGGATGCAAAATGGCAAACGTGACTTCGGCCAGCAGATCGAGATCCGCTGCTGGGACAGTGCCGATGCAAGGAGGGCGACTCCGAGCAGGCTCTCATTCGACACCCTGGAAAAACTGTCGGAGGAGATCATCCGGAGTGTTCCCGGCGTGGTTAGCGTCACCTATAACATCACCCCAAAGCCCCCTTCCACTATCGAGGCCGTCTGA
- a CDS encoding adenylate/guanylate cyclase domain-containing protein: protein MRYSRVPRYYGFRIYLISTVIFYLLITPFIAVLALKYAPQLIEKGELRSRRTGSGSLIFSNDSLIEELDSLADAPLDTTIFFNPSKGDFDTVIRPKATMGSNRENTTLPGPVTTANEKSPLTTSLNLMLKLLLVSFILGFVFNLPFKRYFIRKRKNKKISRKLFLFTKKYLLLTPLINSGILTLAYLATTIYMIVVLSSPSHFSDDTQKQIFSQFFYVSIVASVLVILFVYFWQKHRVHIKYLEHVFTAEELRRRIFNFKVGKIRNRFLVSSIMTTLLPLTIVILYLFLSLTPVADLEEITPEQVKILLGDYTQLFGFPENIDADSPYRSLYYINAIDNISMFIGIGAGIFVSFIYIILFVRWTTQDIASPVSELLENMRLTGEGKLNNFGIVRTNDEIGQLTEGYNEMSQKIKDYIHNISRMNLAYSRFIPQQFLDFLGKESFVDIKLGDQVQQEMTILFTDIRRFTDLSESMTPKENFDFLNHYLGYMEPVIRNNNGFIDKYMGDSIMALFPENPGDAINASIEMRIKLAQFNQVMGQFGKPEIDSGIGIHIGKLMLGVVGGEGRMDGTVISDAVNLASRLENLTKIYGCAIIISEDTLIKLDDPSAYNYRFLDIVKVKGKKQAVYIFEVLDGEPEDIKRLKIQTKAQFAKAINYYKNKDFQKALEELRAIHEVNMHDKAAVLYINRCAKMLRTGIPSDWDGIEVIDSKG from the coding sequence ATGAGATACTCGAGGGTGCCACGGTATTACGGATTTCGGATCTACCTGATCTCAACGGTCATCTTTTACCTGTTGATCACCCCTTTTATTGCCGTACTTGCCCTGAAATATGCCCCCCAGCTGATCGAAAAAGGTGAATTGCGTTCGCGACGAACAGGATCCGGATCGCTGATATTTTCGAACGACAGCCTGATCGAGGAACTTGATTCATTGGCAGATGCCCCTCTGGATACGACCATCTTTTTCAATCCGTCAAAAGGTGATTTCGACACAGTGATCCGCCCAAAGGCAACCATGGGATCCAACCGGGAGAACACAACCCTGCCCGGACCGGTGACGACTGCAAACGAAAAAAGTCCCCTGACCACCTCGCTCAACCTAATGCTGAAATTACTACTGGTGAGCTTCATCCTGGGATTTGTGTTCAACCTGCCATTTAAACGGTATTTTATCCGCAAGCGCAAGAATAAGAAGATTTCCAGGAAATTATTTCTTTTTACGAAGAAATACCTGCTTTTAACCCCTTTGATCAACAGCGGGATTCTTACGCTTGCCTACCTGGCAACGACCATCTACATGATCGTTGTTCTTTCCTCTCCTTCCCATTTCTCCGACGACACCCAAAAACAGATATTCTCCCAGTTTTTTTATGTATCCATTGTTGCATCCGTCCTGGTGATTCTGTTTGTCTACTTCTGGCAAAAGCATCGCGTACATATAAAGTATCTTGAACACGTTTTCACAGCTGAGGAGCTCCGGCGCCGCATCTTTAATTTCAAAGTCGGCAAAATCAGAAACCGATTCCTGGTGTCAAGCATCATGACCACGCTCCTTCCCCTGACCATCGTGATCCTGTATCTGTTCCTGAGTCTCACCCCTGTGGCGGACCTGGAAGAAATCACCCCTGAACAGGTGAAAATATTGCTGGGCGATTACACCCAGCTTTTCGGATTTCCTGAAAATATTGATGCTGACAGCCCCTACCGGAGCCTTTACTATATCAATGCCATTGACAACATTTCCATGTTCATCGGCATTGGTGCCGGTATCTTTGTATCCTTCATCTATATCATCCTCTTCGTCCGGTGGACCACACAGGACATTGCCAGTCCGGTGAGCGAACTGCTGGAGAACATGCGTCTGACTGGTGAAGGAAAACTGAACAACTTCGGCATTGTCAGGACCAACGACGAGATCGGGCAGCTCACGGAAGGATACAACGAAATGTCGCAAAAGATCAAAGATTACATCCATAATATCTCACGGATGAACCTGGCATACTCACGGTTCATCCCGCAACAGTTCCTTGATTTCCTTGGCAAGGAAAGCTTCGTGGATATCAAGCTCGGCGACCAGGTACAGCAGGAGATGACCATTCTGTTCACCGATATCCGACGGTTTACCGACCTATCGGAATCGATGACACCAAAGGAAAATTTTGATTTCCTGAATCACTACCTCGGATACATGGAACCCGTCATTCGCAACAACAATGGGTTCATCGACAAGTACATGGGCGACTCGATCATGGCCCTGTTTCCGGAAAATCCGGGAGATGCCATCAATGCTTCCATCGAAATGCGTATCAAACTGGCACAGTTCAACCAGGTGATGGGACAATTTGGCAAACCGGAAATCGACAGCGGCATCGGGATCCACATCGGTAAACTGATGCTCGGGGTGGTCGGAGGCGAAGGCAGGATGGACGGGACCGTCATCTCGGATGCTGTCAACCTCGCCTCCCGGCTGGAAAACCTGACAAAAATCTACGGTTGTGCCATCATCATCAGTGAAGATACCCTGATCAAGCTGGATGATCCCAGTGCTTACAATTACCGGTTTCTCGATATTGTGAAGGTAAAAGGTAAAAAGCAGGCAGTCTACATCTTTGAGGTCCTCGACGGGGAGCCGGAGGACATCAAGCGGCTGAAGATCCAGACCAAAGCCCAGTTTGCCAAAGCCATCAATTATTACAAGAACAAGGACTTTCAGAAAGCACTGGAGGAGCTCAGGGCGATCCATGAGGTCAACATGCACGACAAAGCCGCGGTACTGTACATCAACCGCTGTGCAAAAATGCTCCGTACGGGGATCCCTTCCGACTGGGATGGCATTGAAGTGATCGACTCCAAGGGTTGA